A genomic region of Streptomyces sp. NBC_00247 contains the following coding sequences:
- a CDS encoding SDR family NAD(P)-dependent oxidoreductase encodes MSGAVVVGAGTGIGAAVARRFAREGLPVALLARGEGTLKAAAQAIPADGGPLLTLTADATDEEALRAALDAAADEFGPADVVVYNAAIIRSDAPGELSASGQLGAWAVNVGGALTTAAHVAPGMAERGRGTFLVTGGMPEPKPGWVSLSLGKAGVRTLVHLLGLEYGSRGVHVASVTVDGPVVPGTSFDPDLIAEHYWRLHTQPEDRWEQEVVHGRTIAANTP; translated from the coding sequence ATGTCCGGAGCAGTCGTCGTCGGAGCGGGTACCGGAATCGGCGCGGCGGTCGCTCGCAGGTTCGCGCGGGAGGGTCTGCCGGTGGCGCTCCTCGCACGCGGCGAGGGAACGCTGAAGGCCGCCGCCCAGGCGATTCCGGCCGACGGCGGCCCGCTGCTCACGCTGACGGCCGACGCCACCGACGAGGAGGCGCTGCGCGCCGCCCTGGACGCGGCCGCCGACGAGTTCGGCCCGGCCGACGTGGTGGTGTACAACGCCGCGATCATCAGGTCGGACGCACCGGGCGAACTCTCGGCCTCCGGTCAGCTCGGCGCCTGGGCCGTCAACGTGGGCGGCGCGCTCACCACCGCCGCCCACGTCGCGCCGGGCATGGCGGAGCGCGGGCGCGGCACCTTCCTCGTCACCGGCGGAATGCCCGAGCCGAAGCCCGGATGGGTCAGCCTCTCCCTCGGCAAGGCCGGGGTACGGACCCTGGTGCACCTGCTCGGCCTGGAGTACGGCTCCCGGGGCGTCCATGTCGCCTCCGTGACCGTGGACGGGCCCGTGGTGCCCGGTACCTCCTTCGACCCTGATCTGATCGCCGAACACTACTGGCGGCTGCACACCCAGCCGGAGGACCGGTGGGAGCAGGAGGTCGTGCACGGCCGGACGATCGCCGCGAACACCCCGTAG
- a CDS encoding PucR family transcriptional regulator yields the protein MKGDYQELVDEISGLLSAPATLENRDFGLIAFGVHDSDDDTAMDPVRTRSILTRRSTSAVRAFFEGFGITRATGPVRIPAGPEAGVHLSRICLPVRHRGVVLGYVWLLDTVPGPTDERLAAAMDVADRIGALLADEVRAGADLSRELGAALTAGHGWQRDMALTALREALGADADGLHAVVCVSPWTADDTPSARTVPSAAALTVVAPPAGHDALCLAALVRLRSPDTPGPADTAAERLRTAAGRDATAGVADPRRGLGELADAWHEAVSAARAAAAEPRLGPVARWSGIGPYRLLTALSHAPAGPDPSVVALLAPAHAELARTAETFLDLAGQASRTAAELGIHRQTLYYRLSRVQQLTGLDLASGEDRLLLHMALKRARL from the coding sequence ATGAAAGGCGACTACCAGGAACTCGTCGACGAGATCTCCGGACTGCTGAGCGCGCCCGCCACCCTGGAGAACCGCGACTTCGGCCTGATCGCCTTCGGGGTGCACGACAGCGACGACGACACCGCCATGGACCCGGTCCGTACCCGGTCGATCCTGACCCGCCGCTCCACATCGGCGGTCCGCGCCTTCTTCGAGGGCTTCGGCATCACCCGTGCCACCGGGCCGGTCCGCATTCCGGCGGGCCCGGAAGCCGGAGTCCACCTCAGCCGGATCTGCCTCCCGGTACGCCACCGGGGTGTGGTGCTCGGTTACGTCTGGCTGCTGGACACGGTCCCCGGCCCGACCGACGAACGGCTGGCGGCGGCCATGGACGTGGCGGACCGGATCGGGGCACTCCTCGCCGACGAGGTCCGGGCCGGCGCGGACCTCTCCCGCGAGCTGGGCGCGGCCCTCACCGCGGGGCACGGCTGGCAGCGGGACATGGCGCTGACCGCGCTCCGGGAGGCGCTGGGCGCGGACGCCGACGGGCTGCACGCGGTGGTGTGCGTCTCCCCGTGGACGGCGGACGACACCCCGTCGGCGCGGACGGTCCCCTCGGCGGCGGCGCTCACGGTGGTCGCCCCGCCGGCCGGGCACGACGCGCTCTGCCTCGCCGCGCTCGTACGGCTGCGGTCCCCGGACACCCCCGGCCCCGCGGACACGGCGGCCGAGCGGCTGCGCACCGCGGCGGGCCGGGACGCGACCGCGGGGGTGGCCGACCCGCGCCGGGGTCTGGGCGAGCTGGCCGACGCCTGGCACGAGGCGGTGTCGGCGGCCCGAGCGGCGGCGGCCGAACCCCGGCTCGGCCCGGTCGCCCGGTGGTCGGGCATCGGCCCGTACCGCCTGCTGACCGCCCTGTCCCACGCCCCCGCGGGCCCCGACCCCTCGGTGGTCGCGCTGCTGGCCCCGGCCCACGCGGAGCTGGCCCGCACGGCGGAGACCTTCCTCGACCTCGCGGGGCAGGCGAGCCGGACGGCGGCCGAGCTGGGCATCCACCGTCAGACCTTGTACTACCGGCTCTCCCGGGTCCAGCAGCTCACCGGGCTCGACCTCGCCAGCGGCGAGGACCGGCTGCTGCTGCACATGGCACTGAAGCGCGCCCGGCTCTGA
- a CDS encoding MerR family transcriptional regulator, giving the protein MRIGDLAEATGVNRRLLRYYEEQGLLRPRRLANGYRDYDDGDVVAVRSIRYLLAGGLPTSVIAGLMHCVHAEDDRLVPSGCRGMVSALQRETARVAEAIAGLRASQEALDAMLAAAVRKLGE; this is encoded by the coding sequence ATGCGGATCGGTGACCTCGCTGAGGCGACCGGGGTGAACAGGCGGCTGCTGCGCTACTACGAGGAGCAGGGCCTGCTCCGCCCGCGACGGCTCGCGAACGGCTACCGCGACTACGACGACGGGGACGTCGTGGCGGTGCGCAGCATCCGCTACCTCCTCGCGGGCGGCCTGCCCACCTCGGTGATCGCCGGGCTGATGCACTGCGTGCACGCCGAGGACGACCGGCTCGTCCCCTCCGGCTGCCGGGGCATGGTCTCCGCACTGCAACGCGAAACCGCCAGGGTCGCCGAGGCGATCGCCGGCCTGCGGGCCTCCCAGGAGGCGCTCGACGCCATGCTCGCCGCCGCCGTGCGCAAGCTTGGTGAGTGA